A window of Magallana gigas chromosome 8, xbMagGiga1.1, whole genome shotgun sequence genomic DNA:
AATCGGCGCGCGTTGTCAATCGACAAGAAATGGATTAAAACTAAATCGCTGCTCTATCAGTCGCTGGCAAATATCCGGTAGTATGCCTCCAAAAAGCCATCAAGGAGGCCCATTAATTATCCCGTTTCTCGTATTTCTGATCCATAAAAGAGAGCGACTAAAACGACAATGGAATACGGTAAAGCCAAGTTAAATCTAATGAGGAATTTCTGCACAGCCATGATGGATCTTCATTATAAATCACCTTTATTGTTAGTCTTTCTTTGGACCGAGTTCCAATTTACAGAGAATAACAGCCACATTTTCtcaataaaaatgcaatttagtACTGAGAATAAAACGAAAATGAAACTGGATATACGTTCCAGAAAAGACAAATCGTTTTTAGCCGGGGACATCAAAAGGCAGACGAGTCGATCAGAAAGAGTGTTGTCAAATGTGCAGGAAGACTCTCAGTCGGGTACCAGTTTAGGGTTACCAGTTCACAACGGGACGCTATTCTTATATGCATAGGTTCAACTATATACGGCCATTCCGTCTAAAATTGATACTAAAATAAGTTATTTTTAACGTCCTTTCaaacttaatttattttcagGATTTCTCTCTGATTGCCTGTCTTTTCCTCTTTCTTTTtctatctttttctttttgtttttcggggttttttttttgggggggggttgttgttgttgttgttgttttgtttggggttttttttgttttatttttttgcatagaAATTATTTATTCAGCGTATACTTCTGGTAACAGATTTGTTTACCTTTATTAACTTTTTGTGTTTATAACGCGGCGAGTTCAAGAATGAATAAAGAAGGATAACTCGGAATTGTTAAAGACTCTGGAAACAGATTTTGTGCCTCAGTTGTTTTTCCTCCTGTATTAGCATTTGgttgtcatgttgtatattttgtatttactgccacccggtaaattcaaaattaacaacatgACAGTATGAATAGTAAGTAAGTTTCAATAAAGTAGATAATAAGATTAATGAAGGTTCATTTAAACTCTTACAATGTAGTTTATATACCACTGACGCATAATaacattaaatgttaatgttgcatgtaaacatacGCTATAATACAGGGAAAACTGTATCGTTACTGTCAGAtcgaaatatttatactaaatgtGTAAACTAATAAATACAATATTAATTCAGCAAACAATCATAAAATGAGATACATATGTGAAACAAGCTTAGGgtgcatatttttatatatggtttgtatttttgttcagaaatacatgtatcaacgtAAGTAATTAAGttataaaatcaatttctattttaatCAGCAATTTTTGCCTTGCATTAACAAAGTTATCAAAACTTAACAAGTACATTGTAATTCAGAAATTAACTAATGAAATATTCTGAGGCTACTCAGagatatacactgtatatgttacaatatgttaaaaaaaaaaacaaagttaagGAGTGGAAAGACAGACGCCGAAAAAAGATGATCAGAAAAGCAAGCTACTTTAGCTTTCATCTCAGATGAGTTAAGTGTcttcattttataaatgttcAACTACCTGTACATCTAACCTAAAATATATAGAGATTATAAAACTGCAAGATTCTCTTTTTACCGTTTTTTCACTGAAACCAAAGGGGTAAGATAAATTAAGTTTTCTACATTACTATTTTAACACTACTATAGTATTCAAAATGGTGAGGTTTAAATCTATTTATATCGATAACCAGCTCTCATTCAATTCTCTGTTGACATTCCATTTCCCACCTGAAATATCACCTCGTGCAGCACTGTCAATCAAAAGCTATAcagtaagtatatatatatattatcaacaaattaaatctgtgtttataaatttaataacACTTGTAGGATTTGAAAACATGCAATGGAAATATCTTACTTAAAGATACCGGTGTTATGAAATAATGATATTGATTTACAACCGTCACAATGTTTGGGTTCTTCGTTCGAGGATTTTACCGGGACGTGCGCCATAATAAAGTTCATTTACTATAAATAGTAAACGTCTATTGTATTTCagtaataactacatgtacaatatgaTTGTTCCTTCATTGCATGAGATTTCTAGAAAACAAACACAAGTACTAAATACGGTAACCAAGGGCCATTGATGTGCAGTGGAGTGTGATaattcatgcgcggatctaaagGGGAGGGGTTCCGGACACCCCTGTTACTTTAATTTTGTGTTGTTATCGAAAGCTTTTGCGAAATTTTGACTTTATAGATCTAATTTAATAGTCTAAATAAAACCACTCCCATAATAGAGGTCATCTCCACATGACCTCTACATTTGAATACAGTGTAAATACACCCAAACCAGTCACACACATGCTTTTTTATGAGAAGTGTAACTCTTCAATACTTGAagttacaaagaaaacaaacataaattagCTTTCCTATCTCCTTTTGAAAAGTTTCAATAGGTTTTCTTCTAAAGCAGTGAAATCCCTTCCCTGATTGGTCAGAGGTTGAAGTCGTGTGAAGTAGACCTATATGGGGGTAATTAGACTGGCTTTTTAATATAATCACAGCAAACAACATTTAACCATTAATGATAATGATTTAGAATCATGTCATTTAATGGTTTTTTCTACAACTACACTTGAATAGAAAATtaaggtacatacatgtatggtttctgtttttaagataatacataaaactaatttatttttaatagagATTGTGATAAATCTAGCTCTGAGAtgcaaaaagaataaataattcCTCCAAATGTAACCCGTAAAAATCAATTACTTCTAGATGCCATTTACTGAGTCCCAAATACCCTTCACATCACAACACTATTTGGAGTGTGGCATCGAAGACTGTGAGAGGAACTGccagttttactgcaatgaCTGTCACCAACCAATGTGTGACCAATGCAGGGATGAACATCAGAGGAGTCCAAAAACCAAGAACCATGAAGTGGTGCTTTTCATGCAACGCAAACTACGACTTCCTGTGGAGAAATGCAGGGATCATCCAACAAGGGAAATTGACATTTTCTGTGACATATGTAATATTCCTCTGTGCTCCAAATGTTCCACAATGTCAGATCACAAGGGACATTCCTTTACCGACTTGGAGACCATCTATACAGAAAAAGCTGCAGCATGTAGAGAAGAAATCCCTAAAATTCAAGAATACTTCATGCCAACTGCAAAAGAGTTGCAAAAGGATATAGAAACAGAGGCGACAGAAATAAAGACAATCATGGATGCCATAAGATCATCCATGAGGGATGAAGCCAAGTCTCTCAAATTATTGGTGGACGAAGTGACATCAGACAATATAGAACAAgttaataaaatggaaaaatcatTAAGTGAGATTCTTCAAAATCAAGACAAAACCTACCAAGATTATATCTCTTATCTTGAAGTACTCACCAAAACATTATATGGATATCTTAACTCTACCCAACTTCAAAACAATCCCATCCTCTCCTCACTTTCTAAACGCCTTATAATCCGACCCATACCAGAGACAACCAAACCAGTTTATCCTGAATTTACTCCTGCTCAATTCAGCAAAGAGGATGTTGTGAAACTTCTTGGTAAAATAACTGTCCCCAACACTAAACCAGAGAACAGAATAATAAAACCCATTGAGAGTGTTTCTACACTGTTGAAACCTACAGATACACAGATGAAACAAGACGGAAAGAAATCTGGCGTGAACCAAACACTGTTTTTGTCTTCCTCTGTCACCAAGGTCAAGGAGTACATAGTACCAGGAGTTAATGgtgtatatcatattttacaagGTCAGTCAGGCAGACTCTGGGTCAGTGATAATAATGGAAGCCTTGTTCAAACAGATCTACAGGGAAATGAGCTACATAAAATGCAAACCAGTGCTAGATACGAAGGTTTTTTCGCAATCACACAGGACGGAGATCTGATCTATACAGATCAAGCCAACAAAGCCATCAATGGGATAACGTTTGGCAATACAATCACTGAAATCATTAAAACAGGAGACTGGGTACCACTCACCCTACACTCCTCCCACATCAATGGGGACATACTGGTGGGGATGCAAAATGGAAAGGGAGGGAAAGTCACCAGGTACAGCCAAACATGGCAAGAAATACAAAACATACAAAGGGACAACAACGGACAGGATCTGTATTGTTGTCCAGAatacatcacagaaaacatcaataGTGATATCTGCACATCAGATTTACGCAAAAACGCTTTGGTGGTAGTGAATAAATCAGGACAACACAGGTTCTCTTACACAGGTCAGGGGTCAAAGTTTTATCCCAAGGGAGTGTGCACAGATCTCCTGGGCCACATCATAGTGTGTGATTACCACAGTGACACAGTTGATCTCCTGGACCAGGACGGTCAGTTCTTGTGTCTACTACTCACAAGAGAACAAGAGGTGCTGTCTCCTTATTCTGTGTTTGTGGACGAAGAGAACAATCTCCATGTGGGGGAACATTACACCAACAAATTGACAGTGTACAAGTATCTTCAGTGATAATACAATGTTACATGTGGGGGAACATTACACCAACAAAGTGACAGTGTACAAGTATACACAGTGATGATACAATGTTACGTATGGGGGAAAGTGACAATGTACAAGTATCTACAGTAATAATTAAATTGTAACATATTAGAAATACATCAGTATGATAAAAGAGTTATCCAAATATTATGAGTGGGATACCTTTTTCATTATACTCTTTACGGGAACTAATCCCTCGAACAAGCCTTTGAGGAAAAAATTTCTGTCCTACTCTTTTCCCATGTCTATACACAGAGTTCAATTCCAAATAAAAGAGGATAGAATCAATAGCAACGGTTCTTTGCGCAATTCAAGCACAAATCCCAACAAATGGACTAGCGTAAAATTCGTCTGGGGACGCTCTTTAGTATTATAAGTTACACATTTTCGGTACTTGCTTGGACAAACCGGCATTTGCCAGATCGACACCTACTTTTTACTCGCAATTAATGAGGACTAGTATTAGTCTTTCGATCTCAATTATCGGGATTGTTTTTCCGTCGTTACATACAAATGTTCTataacacccctgcgaatgttattgtcatttaaattttagaccacgtgtttttatttgaccctttcagtttcgcagtaaaaatcatgcctcgtgtttatagtttatttcatagaatctaggtacttgtagtcaaatataaaatctagaggtttattgattttaaactttatcttcattaattggtggataaaatgtgttctagaaataaatgcgacaatacaaaatatagtttttgtctgttgttgcaacaattaacatgcttgtaGAGATAccccctgaggattaattttcgatccgcgcctgacctagtaatagcatcaatagttaaacagactatactattttatgcagaatgttccttgaaaattgctcgatatactaagttttttatgcaaaacagatacccattatttttctaaaaacatggtattgcacaccataAGCATCAAACAtgactatgattttattaagcaacccaatgtttatattttcaaccactctgcacgtggttgaacacgaacgataactctgacctgaatattatcgttttaTGTAAATAACCGCTatatggtgaaataagacatacatcttaaaaggttttcatgttttaacataaatccaagtaggatatgatacaaaaaacgaccagtacttacgtaatttgagaatattatcagaacacttatacttccatTCGGCACACCTCGGCAGATCCGTACCTCATCTAATGTTTGATGTAGGATACCAGAATCGGCCGAGTTGCGCCGAAtgttatacttccgctcgaaatttcacaggaactgaacaaatctcggtgaagtctcgtgaactttcattcgagcacctctggatttattacatacttagcaacgataaagaaaacattccgaacacattcacAGGGGTGTATAAACTTTAAGTAGATAATTCATGCAGTTTAAAATACgtgttaattataataaatatacatagaCAAAACACAGGCGATAAGATGATAATTTCATgtatgtcatgttgtaaattttaacatgttgtaaattttgtattcaccaggtctaggcaacctccgtttttggaggatagctcAATTTCAAGATGGCTGCTGATTTTTACCATATATGGAAAGTCACTTTGCATTGTGGGTGAAATTATCCTccatttttggaggatagcatTGGTATATTTCAAAGGCTTCGTGCATATCTTTAATGAGAAAATGCAAGCACCAGACCATATGGGAATTAAAGTTAAGGGAATAAACTAATGATTGTATGCGGCGATTTGAAATTCTATGTATAGTATTTTCACAATATGCTTTGAAAGTGTGTACTTCCTGTGTTCAGTTTTACAAATGACATAGactatttacatgtttcatttaataaaaatcacaaaatagtgATGTTTATTactcattaaaacattaatgagtTCATTCACGTTGAGAGACACACAATAGATATCTTGATctgctatattgtacatgtacaaagtaaatgtttgcatataccTTAGGAACTTTGTAGCTCTTATTCTAATTAATTCACATGTTATtaagtatcatttaaatttaatcccttcacacaaaaagacattgttaaattttattaatcaaaatgataccatttatagatatcaattatccagaatattgaaaaaaatgtgagagtcttcacataagatatttttctttaaaatcagccctgcaattatttaaacttaaatatttattaaatattatcaataattataattatcaatagctaaataaggtgatatttttatagtataataattatattttattcatagttaactccctttgtaaaaacagagttaattgcccttcatctgaaaagatccaccagggggcgcatacatctatcctccaaaaacggaggataaaatctatcctccaaaaacggaggttgcctagacctgttcactgccacccggtaaactcaaaatttacaacatgacatataCTAGGTGATGTGTGCCTCATGCTGACAGTAATTCCAATTACTTTTTCGAAAATAAATTGGATTGGAATTTGGTTTTggatcatttaaacaataaaatgctttatttggttatgcatgcgggatatgaaggtggcgacatagCAGAataaatacataacccgcgtaaAGTTATACGCGCCTCGACGTCGGAGGCGAATCCTAATATTAAAGGGGCGAAATAACATGGCAcctttataattatgtaaaatttgttttgtaaacgtATTATGTATATCAGTTTTCATATGAAATACGGCTTAAATTTCCATGGAAATTACTTTAATGACTATTATTTTACACAAAGTAAACAAAACCATCGTTTTAAAGCAtacataaaatttgaaataatattggAATGAGGAGCTTTAAGTTTCGCTATTTCTTACCCTGTTTGTAGTCCATAGATATCCTGTGCTTATACAATAATTTAGATTTTCTTAAAAACCCTGTAAATGGTTTTCGTTATAATAGAAACGATATTGTTACAATCATGATGACCATGTTTAGTTATCAGTTGATTGAAcgatataacatataaaaacaCTATAATAAAGAAAGCACGAATCGTTAAAAGAAACACTCTTCTCATTTATTGTACCTTTTATTGGTGGTTCCAAAGCAAACAAGAGTAAATTTGTTTCATTAGTATaacaaattaatgttaatatttCAGAATTATGTGT
This region includes:
- the LOC105339351 gene encoding E3 ubiquitin-protein ligase TRIM71, giving the protein MPFTESQIPFTSQHYLECGIEDCERNCQFYCNDCHQPMCDQCRDEHQRSPKTKNHEVVLFMQRKLRLPVEKCRDHPTREIDIFCDICNIPLCSKCSTMSDHKGHSFTDLETIYTEKAAACREEIPKIQEYFMPTAKELQKDIETEATEIKTIMDAIRSSMRDEAKSLKLLVDEVTSDNIEQVNKMEKSLSEILQNQDKTYQDYISYLEVLTKTLYGYLNSTQLQNNPILSSLSKRLIIRPIPETTKPVYPEFTPAQFSKEDVVKLLGKITVPNTKPENRIIKPIESVSTLLKPTDTQMKQDGKKSGVNQTLFLSSSVTKVKEYIVPGVNGVYHILQGQSGRLWVSDNNGSLVQTDLQGNELHKMQTSARYEGFFAITQDGDLIYTDQANKAINGITFGNTITEIIKTGDWVPLTLHSSHINGDILVGMQNGKGGKVTRYSQTWQEIQNIQRDNNGQDLYCCPEYITENINSDICTSDLRKNALVVVNKSGQHRFSYTGQGSKFYPKGVCTDLLGHIIVCDYHSDTVDLLDQDGQFLCLLLTREQEVLSPYSVFVDEENNLHVGEHYTNKLTVYKYLQ